Proteins from a genomic interval of Anas platyrhynchos isolate ZD024472 breed Pekin duck chromosome 4, IASCAAS_PekinDuck_T2T, whole genome shotgun sequence:
- the ADRA2C gene encoding alpha-2C adrenergic receptor yields the protein MDLLPVGNTSLGSPNESLAPAPSSPLLKPPSPYSPAAVASLAAVVGFLIVFTIVGNVLVVIAVLTSRALRAPQNLFLVSLASADILVATLVMPFSLANELMNYWYFGKAWCNIYLALDVLFCTSSIVHLCAISLDRYWSVTQAVEYNLKRTPRRIKAIILTVWLISAVISFPPLISMYRDPEGDVFPQCKLNDETWYILSSCIGSFFAPCLIMVLVYIRIYRVAKLRTRTLSEKRTMPEGSSQTENGLSRAAGGCTSLRMQLGENGHYSVHHWRKASELEDIELEESSTSESRRRRSREEHPRKSSKSQSFSYSYSSKHSSSRLSRSSNRSMEFFSYRRRRKRSSICRKKVTQAREKRFTFVLAVVMGVFVVCWFPFFFSYSLYGICREACEVPETLFKFFFWIGYCNSSLNPVIYTIFNQDFRRSFKHILFKKKKKNFRH from the coding sequence ATGGATCTGCTGCCGGTGGGGAACACGAGCCTGGGCTCCCCCAACGAGAGCCTGGCGCCGGCCCCCTCCTCGCCCCTCCTGAAGCCTCCGTCCCCCTACTCGCCCGCCGCCGTGGCCAGCCTGGCGGCCGTGGTGGGCTTCCTCATCGTCTTCACCATCGTGGGCAACGTGCTGGTGGTGATAGCCGTGCTCACCAGCCGGGCGCTGAGAGCCCCCCAGAACCTCTTCCTGGTGTCCCTGGCCAGCGCGGACATCCTGGTGGCTACTCTGGTCATGCCTTTCTCCTTGGCCAACGAGCTTATGAATTACTGGTACTTCGGCAAGGCTTGGTGTAACATTTACCTGGCGCTGGACGTGCTGTTCTGCACCTCCTCCATCGTCCACCTGTGCGCCATCAGTCTCGACAGGTATTGGTCGGTCACGCAGGCGGTGGAGTACAACCTCAAACGGACCCCCCGGCGGATCAAGGCCATCATCCTCACTGTCTGGCTCATTTCAGCTGTCATCTCCTTCCCGCCTTTGATCTCCATGTACCGGGACCCCGAAGGAGATGTCTTTCCCCAGTGCAAGCTCAATGATGAGACGTGGTACATCCTTTCTTCTTGCATTGGCTCTTTCTTTGCCCCCTGCCTCATCATGGTGTTGGTCTATATCCGCATCTACCGCGTGGCCAAGctaaggaccaggaccctctcTGAGAAGCGTACAATGCCAGAGGGGTCCTCCCAGACTGAGAATGGCTTGagccgtgctgctgggggctgcacaTCCCTGAGgatgcagctgggagagaatgGACATTATTCAGTGCACCACTGGCGTAAAGCCTCTGAGCTGGAGGACATTgagctggaggagagcagcaccTCAGAGAGCAGGCGGAGGCGGAGCCGGGAGGAGCATCCCCGCAAAAGCAGCAAGAGCCAGTCCTTCTCCTACTCATATTCCTCCAAGCACTCTAGTAGCCGTCTGTCCCGCTCTAGCAACCGCTCCATGGAATTCTTCTCATACCGCCGTCGCCGGAAGCGTAGCAGCATCTGCCGTAAGAAGGTCACCCAGGCCCGGGAGAAACGTTTCACTTTTGTGCTGGCCGTGGTCATGGGGGTCTTTGTAGTTTGCTGgttccctttcttcttcagctACAGCCTCTATGGTATTTGCCGGGAGGCATGTGAGGTCCCTGAGACTCTCTTCAAGTTCTTCTTCTGGATTGGGTATTGCAATAGCTCCCTCAACCCAGTCATCTACACCATCTTCAACCAGGACTTCCGCAGGTCCTTTAAACACATTCTctttaagaagaagaagaagaacttCCGGCATTGA